CTGGTGCTCATGGAGGACCTCGGCTTCGCCGGGCGCGGCCAGGCATGGAAGGACGTCACCGGCGGGGCCTTCGACCTGGACGGCTCGCTGCCGGTCAACCCGGACGGCGGCCTGAAGGCCTTCGGCCATCCGATCGGCGCCTCGGGTCTGCGCATGATGTTCGAGGCCTGGCTCCAGCTGCGCGGCGAGGCGCCCCCCGAGCGCACGGTGAAGACCCTGGCCGAAGGACGCTCCCTCGCCCTCACCCACAACCTCGGCGGCGGCCCCGGCGAATGCGTCTCCTTCGTCTCGGTCGTCGGCAGTGAACCCACCGACTAGGAAGGGCGGCCGGACCATGGGACGACTCGAGGGCAAGATCGCCGTCGTGACCGGGGCGGCCGGGGGCATCGGCGCCGCCACCGCCCGCAGGCTGGCGGCCGAGGGCGCGCACACGGTGGCCGCCGATCTGGATTCCGACGGCGCCGAGGCGGTCGTGCGGGAGATCCGTGCGGCCGGGGGTTCCGCCACGGCGGTCCCGGTCGACCTGGGGGACGTCGAAAGCGTACGGGCCATGGTGGCCGCGGCGGTCGAGACCTACGGCGGGCTCGACGTCCTGCACAACAACGCGGCGGCCACCCACCTCGCCGCCCGCCGCGACCTCGCCGTCCTCGAGGCCGACCCGGCGGTCTGGGACGAGACCCTGCGCATCAACCTGCGCGGCACCATGGTCGCCGTCCAGGCCGCCGTCCCGCACCTGATCGCCCGCGGCGGCGGGAGCGTCATCAACACCTCGTCCGGAGCCGGGCTCGCGGGGGACCTGCGCAACCCCGCCTACGGCGCCTCGAAGGCCGCGCTGCTCAACCTCACGCAGTACGTCGCGACCCAGTACGGCAAGCAGGGCGTGCGCTGCAACGCCATCGCGCCGGGCTTCATCGTCACGCCGGCGAGCACCGGTTCGGCGCACGGGGCGATCCGGGAGGCGATGCTGCGCCATCACCTCACCCCGCGCCTCGGCCGGCCCGAGGACGTGGCGGCGGCGGTGGTCTTCCTCGCCTCCGACGAGTCGGCCTTCATCACCGGCCACACCCTGCGGGTGGACGGCGGGCTGCTCGCCCACCAGCCGTACGTCGCCGACCTCCGGGACGCGTGACCCCGCCCCGGTCCCGCTCGCTGCCGCCGTCGCCGGGGGCCTCTCCAGCAGAGGCCCCCGGCTTCGGGCCGTCCGGGCCCGGACGGCTCAGGACAGCGTCTCCGGCTCCAGGTCGCCCAGGTAGGCGGCGCGGACCGCGGGGTCGTTGCGCACCTCCTCGGGCGTACCGGTGCGGATCAGACGTCCGAAGTCCAGGACGACGACCTGGTCGCAGACGCTCATGACCATGTCGA
This Streptomyces sp. NBC_00377 DNA region includes the following protein-coding sequences:
- a CDS encoding SDR family NAD(P)-dependent oxidoreductase, with the translated sequence MGRLEGKIAVVTGAAGGIGAATARRLAAEGAHTVAADLDSDGAEAVVREIRAAGGSATAVPVDLGDVESVRAMVAAAVETYGGLDVLHNNAAATHLAARRDLAVLEADPAVWDETLRINLRGTMVAVQAAVPHLIARGGGSVINTSSGAGLAGDLRNPAYGASKAALLNLTQYVATQYGKQGVRCNAIAPGFIVTPASTGSAHGAIREAMLRHHLTPRLGRPEDVAAAVVFLASDESAFITGHTLRVDGGLLAHQPYVADLRDA